In Desulfoferula mesophila, the genomic window TTGGTACCGTTGATGACGTAATAATCGCCGTCGCGTTCGGCCTTGGTCTCCAAAGAACCGGTGTCAGAGCCCACGTTGGGTTCTGTGAGTGCGAAGCAGGCCAGTTCGTCCATGGCCAAGAGGGGAGGTAGAAACTTTTCGCGCTGCTCCGGGCTGCCCATGCGGCCTAGCAGCTTGGTCACAAGGGCAGAGGATGTGACCATGGTGCGTAGTGAGGCCCAGGTGCGGCTCAGTTCCTCCACCATGAGGCAGTAGCTGAGAAAGTCCAGGCCAAGTCCGCCATGCTCCTCCGCCACAAGACCGCTGGCGTAGCCGTAGGGCTCCAGCATTTTGATGATGTCTTTGGTTATCAGCTTGCTCTGGCTCTCATACTCCTCCACAAGGGGTGAGATCTCCTTGGCCAGAAACTTGCGCACACTGTCTACGATGATTCGCTGCTCTTCGTTCAGTTCTATTTCCATGTCGCGACAACCTCGCACTATGGTGAAGTCCTCACCAATGGGACTAAATAATCATTTGCTCCCGTAATGAATCTATTTCCTTGCTGGTAAGGCCCCGCTCCTGGAGCCACTTCCCGGTATCGCGTCCCACTGCCAAGCCCTGGATTTCTCCAGACCCCCGCCGGCCCATGCCTGGCACCGGGAAGCGGGGAAAAACTTCCGTGCCGCTTTCTTCCTGCTTTGGCCCGAAAAAACCGCGCTCAATCAGTTGGGGGTCGCTGGTCCACTGGTCCAGGTCGTGCACTGGGGCCACTGGCACGTCGGCGTCGCTGAGCAGCCTTAGCCACTCCTCGCGGTCCTTTCCTTGGAAGACCTGCTCAAGAAGAGGTATGAGCCGCGCCGCCTGTTGGTTGCGGGCCAACCATCCTTGCAGTTCTGGGTCTTCCGCTAGTTCATCCAGGCCAGCCGCCCGGCAGAAGTTTTGCCAAAAATGGTCTTCCACGATGCCCAGGGTCAGGTACTTGCCATCGCGGGCCTGGAATACCCCATATGGTCCCCTGGCCATGAACACTTCCTTGGGGGGGTTCCCACGGTGCAGGAACTCCATGTAGCGAGGCATGACCAGCATGCCTGTGCTCTCGCTCATGGACACATCCAGGAACCTGGCTCCGGGGTCGCTCGCGCGGCCCAACAAGGCTGCCAGAATGGCGTTGGCCGCGAACAGCGAGCCCGCCAGGTCGGAATACTGGGGACCCGAGGGGAATTCGGGACGGCCGGAGTTCGGGTTGCCGGATATACTCAGCACCCCGGCGATTCCCATGTAGTTGAGGTCGTGGCCAGGCCAAGAGGCATAGGGACCGTCCTGGCCGTAGCCGGACAGGGAGCAGTAGATGATGGAAGGATTGGCCTGACTCACCGGGTCGAAGTCCACTCCGAGCCTGGCGGCCACCCCCGGGCGGAAGCCTTCTAAGAGCACGTCGCAGGTCGCGGCCAAATCCAAAAACAGCTCCCTGCCACGGGGATTTTTCAGATCCAGGCTGATTAGGTCTTTTTGGGCGTTCAGGTACTCGAAGGTTTTTGGGGACATTCGGCGCATGGAATCCCCCCCTTGGGGGGACTCCACCTTGAGTACTTGGGCCCCCAGGGAGGCCAGGAGCATGGTGCAGTAGGGACCGGGCAGCAGGGCGCTGAGATCTAGAATCTTGATGCCTCTCAGGGGTCTGTAATCCTGCATGAAGCTGTTCCCCCGGCCGCGTGGCCTAAGAACCGGCCTCGGCCCTCAGGGAGGCCGTGAACTGGTAGATGCCCTCCTGGTCGAACTGAGACTGGCTCAGGAACCGGGCCAGCACAGCCTCGATGTGCTCGCGCACCTCTTTCTCTGCTTCCTCGGGTGCCCTGTCGCGCAAGGCCCGCAATATGCGCCGGTGTTCATCTATGGAAGATGGAATGATGCTGCTGTTGGCGTAGTACTGGGTGGTTAACCACAGCCAGAGGATGGACTTGACGATGGAGCTGATGGCGCGCTTGAGGGCCCGGTTGTCGGCCACCTGCAAGAAAGAGCGGTGAAAGGCGAAGTTGAGCTCGGCGCACTTGTGATAGTTGCCCGCCTGGAACTCCCGCTCAATCTCTTGGTTGATCTGCTCCATCCCCGCGATCTTTTCCGGGGTGATGTTGGCCACGGCCAGGCGGGCGGCCAAGCTCTCCAGGGCGGCCAGCACCGGGATGTTGTCAGTGAGATCCTCCCGGGTCAGGTTGCGCACGTACTTTTTCTTATAGGCGTCCACCACCACCAGTCCGTCGGCCTCCAAAAGGCGGATAGCTTCGCGGATGGGAGCCCGGCTGACCCCGAAGTCAGCTTGCAGCTCCTGCTCGACCAGACGCGTGCCGGGGCTCAACTCGCCCTTGGCGATGGCACGCGAGATGCTAGCGCATATCTGATCAACCATGGATTTTGGCTTGGCAAACTCAGGCACTTGGCCTCCTTTTCTTAATTGCTCCGGTGCTAGATCTAGAGTGTGGACTCAATCTATTATAGTTGTCGACAATAAGTCAAGAATAATTTACTCTATTATTGATGGTAGGCCGCCTCTTGATTTCTGAACGGGCCTGAATGTCTCAAACGCCATAAATATTTAACAAAATACCTGTGTGCTACCCCAAAATATGGCAAGAGAGACCCTGGCGGGCAAAGCGAGAAACAGTACAAATAACCGGAGCTGAGCAAATGCGAGCCAACCGTCTGACTGAGATTCTGGGAACCCGCTACCCCCTACTGCTCGGGCCCATGCGGCGCATCACCCTCGGCGAGATGACCGCCCAGGTCTCTAACTGTGGCGCTTTTGGCCAGATAGCTACCGGATTGCTGCCCCTGGCCAGGGTGCGTGAAGAAATAGGCCTGGCCCAGTCCCTAACCCGGAAGCCCTTTGGGGTCAACTTGCCTCTGGTGCGCAAACAAGCCATGGATTATTTGGGAGCGGCCATGGACCTGGGGGTCCAGGTGGTGACCACCAGCGCGGGCAAGCCCGATGCGGTGGTGGCCCGGGCTAAGACCGCAGGAATGAAGATCCTGCACAAGGTCTCCTCGGTCAGCCAGGGATTAAGGGCCCAGGAGGCAGGCGTGGACGCGGTTATTGCCATGGGCTATGAAGCGGGCGGGCACGTGGGCAGGGAGATGACCACCACTCTCTGCCTGGTGCCGCAGTTGGTAGACGCCTTGGAGATTCCGGTGGTGGCGGCCGGCGGGGTGGGCGACCACCGCGGCTTTTTGGCGGCCCTGGCCTTGGGGGCGGAGGGGGTGGAGATGGGAACCAGGTTCCTGGCCACCCGGCAGTGCCCCATCCCTTCATTTTACAAAGACGCCCTCTTGGAGGCCGGGGACGAAAGCACCTTGTTGCTGGGCAAGAAGGCCATGCCGGTCAGGGTGCTTCGAAACCAGAAAGCATTGGGCATTCAAAACACCGACAGGGAACAAGAGGACGCGGGAGTGCGGCGGGAGAACGACACCCTGTCTTATGTCGACTCCAACAGTGATGCCCAGGAGGCATTGATGATGTCGGGCCAAGTCGCCGGGCTTCTCCGAGAGGTGGAGGACATACAAACGGTGGTGGAACAAATAGTGAATCAAGCGTGCCATCTCGCCCATGTGCTAAGCGGCGTTTGGGCGCCCGAATGAGCTAACCCAGGTTTTATTGGAGGAAGGGTCAGGATTTAAGAGTGACCCATTGAAGGGGGTATTGACCTTAAGGGGAGTTAAGACAATGGAAAGGATGCTAAGAAGGTGAACTGCAGGCCCGCCCGGGGTGAGTTCAACTTACAAATGCTTCCTTATACTAACCCGATCCAGCCGATGTAATGGGCGAGGACTATCCCTCGGAGACCTTCAGGGTGCTCAAAAATAATAAGATGAGGGAATTTGGCGAATACCGCACCCATCACCTAGTTCTGGAGGCCTGGGGCCGACTGTTATAGGGTCAGCACCCAGACCAAATTTGGCCGACACCATCGGTCTCACGGCGCCGTTTGCCTTCAAGAATTGCATCAAATTAGATGGACAGGGTGATGTGGGGGTAGCAATCACTGCGGCAATTCTAGACGGGAAAACTGCCGGTGAGTAGGAAGCGCCATCCTTTGGCTTTGAGCCCCACGTCGTCCTGGAGGTATGAAACGGGGTGAACCAATATCTATCCAGTTCATCACCGGCATAATTAATAAGGCGACAAGCCGTATTTTGACTCGGCAAAGGACCAGGTTACCCCCTCGTAACGCCGGGCCTTCTTTCGCAGTGACCTATAGGTCCGTCGGTGCATCCCCTTGGGTCGGGGTGGAAAAGGAGCCGTGGTGTCCGTACTGCCGCCCAGGCTCGAGCGAATCTTCTGCGCCTGGCTCAGGGCTCGGAACATGGGGCTCTCTCGTTGGCTTTCGTAGCTCAGCCCCCAGCAACGCCGGCAGAGGAAGAGATCTCCCCCGGGGGGAAGATGAAGTTTGGCCGCCCTGCGTCCGCACCTTGGGCAAGTGAACCACCAACGTACTCCGCCAAAATGGGGGTGGCTGGTATCGAACCAAACTGATTCGTCGGTGCGCCCATCTTTAACCCTGCCGCGGTGTGTGTAGGTGAGACGTAGGCGCACATCGTTAGGGCCATTATTTAAGATTTCATAGCTCACGGCGCCTACTTTCTCACCTGTCCCGCGCTGTGTCCAGACTAGTGTCCCGGCGCGGTGGCCGACCCCCACTAGCCCATCGCGCACCAGCTTGTTCACGTCCAGGGTCAGGCAGTCCTCCACGGTAATTCCGCCGCCTCCCAAAATACGACCTGAGCCTAGGCCACCCAACATCCACCACCTTTTTTATTATCGAAATAAATTGGCAAATAGCCCCCAGATATCATGAGTGCGGCTCCCATGGCTGTGCTGGCTGAATCGCCCTAGGCCACATGGTCCTTGGCCTCAATATTGGTCCTCGTTTGGATTCACCCCACCGATGCCGTTTGCCAATAGAGTGGTAATTTAGATTCTCTATCATTCATGATAACCCTCATGCCAGATTTTATCTTTTCTCTATGATTGCCGTTTTAATTACGTTGAACC contains:
- a CDS encoding CaiB/BaiF CoA transferase family protein; the encoded protein is MQDYRPLRGIKILDLSALLPGPYCTMLLASLGAQVLKVESPQGGDSMRRMSPKTFEYLNAQKDLISLDLKNPRGRELFLDLAATCDVLLEGFRPGVAARLGVDFDPVSQANPSIIYCSLSGYGQDGPYASWPGHDLNYMGIAGVLSISGNPNSGRPEFPSGPQYSDLAGSLFAANAILAALLGRASDPGARFLDVSMSESTGMLVMPRYMEFLHRGNPPKEVFMARGPYGVFQARDGKYLTLGIVEDHFWQNFCRAAGLDELAEDPELQGWLARNQQAARLIPLLEQVFQGKDREEWLRLLSDADVPVAPVHDLDQWTSDPQLIERGFFGPKQEESGTEVFPRFPVPGMGRRGSGEIQGLAVGRDTGKWLQERGLTSKEIDSLREQMII
- a CDS encoding NAD(P)H-dependent flavin oxidoreductase: MRANRLTEILGTRYPLLLGPMRRITLGEMTAQVSNCGAFGQIATGLLPLARVREEIGLAQSLTRKPFGVNLPLVRKQAMDYLGAAMDLGVQVVTTSAGKPDAVVARAKTAGMKILHKVSSVSQGLRAQEAGVDAVIAMGYEAGGHVGREMTTTLCLVPQLVDALEIPVVAAGGVGDHRGFLAALALGAEGVEMGTRFLATRQCPIPSFYKDALLEAGDESTLLLGKKAMPVRVLRNQKALGIQNTDREQEDAGVRRENDTLSYVDSNSDAQEALMMSGQVAGLLREVEDIQTVVEQIVNQACHLAHVLSGVWAPE
- a CDS encoding GntR family transcriptional regulator gives rise to the protein MPEFAKPKSMVDQICASISRAIAKGELSPGTRLVEQELQADFGVSRAPIREAIRLLEADGLVVVDAYKKKYVRNLTREDLTDNIPVLAALESLAARLAVANITPEKIAGMEQINQEIEREFQAGNYHKCAELNFAFHRSFLQVADNRALKRAISSIVKSILWLWLTTQYYANSSIIPSSIDEHRRILRALRDRAPEEAEKEVREHIEAVLARFLSQSQFDQEGIYQFTASLRAEAGS